GCTCCAGGGCCTGTCGACCGGCGCCGCCGCCGGTGCGATCGGCGCCGGCATGCTCGACCTGAACCAGACCAAGGGCGCGATCACCAACGCGGTCGGCCCGATGCTCGGTACGGCCACCGGCGCGCTCGGCTCCGGCCTGCTGGTCCAGTACCTGCCCGCCCCCGCCCACCTGGTCTACCTGGTGCTCTTCGGGATCTTCGTCCTCCAGGGCGTCGGCGTGCTGCTGATGTCCGAATCGTCGTCGCCGCGTCCGGGAGCGCTCGCCTCGCTGCGCCTCCAGTTCGCCCTCCCACCGGTCGCCCGCCGCCCGCTGCTGCTGGCCGCGCCGGCGCTGGCCGCCGCCTGGGCCCTCGCCGGCTTCTACGGCTCGCTCGGCCCCGCGGTGGTACGGCTGGTGGCCGGCTCCAACTCGTTCGTGCTCGGCGGGCTGGCCCTGTTCACCCTCGCCGCGAGCGGCGGTGCGATGGTGCTGCTCCTGCGGGCCAGCGCTCCCCGTACGTTGATGTTCGTCGGCACGGCGGGCCTCTTCGTCGGCGTGGGCGTCACCCTGCTCGCCATCGCCAACTCCTCGGAGTCGCTCTTCTTCGCCGGAACGGTGGTGGCCGGCGCCGGCTTCGGCGGCGGGTTCCAGGGCGCTATCCGCACCGTGGTCCCGTTGGCCCGGCCGCACGAGCGGGCCGGGGTGCTCTCGGTCATCTACGTGGTGTCGTACCTCGCCATGGGGCTGCCGGCGGTGATCGCCGGTTTCCTGGTGGTGCACGCCGGCGGAGTGCTGACCACGGCCCGGGAGTACGGCATCGCCGTCATGGCACTGGCCGCCGTGGCCCTGCTCGGCCTGCTCCTGACCCGCCCCGCCGCCAACCGGCCCGTCCCCGCCTGAACAGAACGTCGATCATGAAGTTGGCGAGGGAATCGCGCGCGATTCCCTCGCCAACTTCATG
The Micromonospora pisi DNA segment above includes these coding regions:
- a CDS encoding MFS transporter; this translates as MSSPSVSPPDLQAPPRAGRLPNTVGFYLLASVVVAFLAGSSAPTPLYAIYQAEWGFSPITVTLVFGVYALAVLAALLTVGSLSDHVGRRPVLIAAIAVQAATMLAFAAADGVPALMAARVLQGLSTGAAAGAIGAGMLDLNQTKGAITNAVGPMLGTATGALGSGLLVQYLPAPAHLVYLVLFGIFVLQGVGVLLMSESSSPRPGALASLRLQFALPPVARRPLLLAAPALAAAWALAGFYGSLGPAVVRLVAGSNSFVLGGLALFTLAASGGAMVLLLRASAPRTLMFVGTAGLFVGVGVTLLAIANSSESLFFAGTVVAGAGFGGGFQGAIRTVVPLARPHERAGVLSVIYVVSYLAMGLPAVIAGFLVVHAGGVLTTAREYGIAVMALAAVALLGLLLTRPAANRPVPA